The Henckelia pumila isolate YLH828 chromosome 2, ASM3356847v2, whole genome shotgun sequence genome includes a window with the following:
- the LOC140884805 gene encoding oxysterol-binding protein-related protein 1C-like isoform X1 has product MHPFCCVTSTPISNPNMPSSPSTPPPFDPLTITLQNPTILRVSSTCDSGLDHNSGGAPNGNNILYAHAHAHAHSRDVKITDIVGIGISGVLCKWVNYGKGWRPRWFVLQDGVLSYYKIHGPDKIVVNQDTEKGLKVIGEESMKRISRRHHHHRNGTSGSSAKIRKPVGEVHLKVSSIRESRSDDKRFSIFTGTKRLFLRAESREDLMVWMEALQAVKDMFPRMSNSELMAPMEDVPIPTDKLRQRLLEEGLSETTIQESEQIMRNEFAALHNQLITLKQKHWLLMDTLRHLEREKVDLENTVVDESQRQLKEVRASSRSRQNKYSESASESEDENEMVDAAEEDTDEEDNTFFDTRDFLSSSSFKSSGSDFRASSFSSDDNELHAFEADDNIDPAIKSAGTNFPYIRRRKKLPDPIEKEKGVSLWSMIKDNIGKDLTKVCLPVYFNEPLSSLQKCFEDLEYSYLLDRAYEWGKQGNSFMRILNVAAFAVSGYASTDGRNCKPFNPLLGETYEADYPDKGLRFFSEKVSHHPMIVACHCEGTGWRFHGDSNLKSKFWGRSIQLDPIGILTLEFDDGEVFQWSKVTTSIYNLILGKLYCDHYGTMRIQGNRNYSCKLKFKEQSIIDRNPHQVQGIVQEKSGKTVASVFGKWDESLHYVNGDCTSKGKSHEPLSEAHLLWKRSKPPKFPTRYNLTRFAFTLNELTPGLKEKLPPTDSRLRPDQRCLENGEYEMANAEKLRLEQRQRQARKMQERGWKARWFAKDKESDTYRYIGGYWEAKELGNWESCPDIFGQIPADQSLDLE; this is encoded by the exons ATGCATCCATTCTGCTGTGTCACATCGACTCCAATCAGCAATCCTAACATGCCCTCTTCCCCGTCCACGCCGCCACCTTTTGATCCGCTGACTATAACTTTGCAAAATCCCACTATCTTGAGGGTATCTTCAACGTGTGATTCCGGGTTGGATCATAATTCGGGTGGTGCTCCGAATGGCAACAATATTCTCTACGCCCACGCCCACGCCCACGCCCACAGCCGTGACGTGAAGATTACTGATATAGTTGGTATTGGCATTTCTGGAGTTCTATGCAAATGGGTTAATTATGGAAAAGGGTGGAGGCCTCGTTGGTTTGTTTTGCAGGATGGAGTTTTAAGCTATTATAAGATTCACGGCCCTGATAAAATTGTTGTTAATCAAGATACTGAGAAAGGATTGAAAGTGATCGGCGAAGAATCGATGAAAAGGATTTCAAGGCGTCATCATCACCATCGGAATGGGACTAGTGGGTCTTCTGCGAAAATCCGGAAGCCCGTTGGGGAAGTTCATTTGAAG GTCTCATCTATCCGAGAGAGCCGATCTGATGATAAGAGATTTTCCATATTCACGGGAACAAAGAGGCTTTTTCTGAGGGCAGAGAGCAGAGAGGATCTAATGGTATGGATGGAAGCATTGCAGGCTGTGAAGGACATGTTTCCGAGAATGTCCAACAGTGAGTTAATGGCTCCTATGGAAGATGTCCCCATCCCAACAGATAAGTTGAGGCAAAGATTGTTGGAAGAAGGATTGAGTGAAACTACCATTCAAGAGAGCGAGCAGATCATGAGGAATGAGTTTGCGGCTCTGCACAATCAGTTGATAACGTTGAAGCAGAAGCATTGGCTCCTCATGGACACACTGCGACATTTAGAG AGAGAAAAAGTGGATTTGGAGAACACAGTTGTCGATGAGAGCCAAAGACAACTTAAAGAAGTTAGAGCATCTTCCAGATCAAGGCAAAATAAATATAGTG AAAGTGCAAGTGAATCTGAAGACGAAAATGAAATGGTAGATGCAGCAGAAGAAGATACTGATGAAGAAGATAATACATTTTTCGACACCAGAGATTTTCTTTCATCTAGCTCTTTCAAAAGCAGTGGTTCCGACTTTAGGGCATCATCTTTTTCATCTGATGACAATGAACTTCATGCTTTTGAAGCGGATGATAACATTGATCCTGCCATCAAATCTGCTGGAACCAACTTCCCTTATATTAGGCGTCGAAAGAAATTGCCGGATCCTATTGAGAAAGAGAAAGGAGTGAGTTTATGGTCAATGATAAAGGACAACATTGGGAAGGACCTTACAAAAGTGTGCCTTCCGGTCTACTTCAATGAGCCGCTCTCTTCTCTGCAGAAATGTTTCGAGGATTTGGAATATTCATATCTTCTTGATCGGGCTTATGAATGGGGAAAGCAG GGCAACAGTTTTATGAGGATTCTAAATGTAGCTGCATTTGCTGTGTCTGGATATGCTTCTACAGATGGAAGAAATTGTAAACCATTTAATCCATTGTTAGGGGAGACTTATGAGGCTGATTATCCAGATAAAGGCCTACGATTTTTCTCAGAAAAG GTGAGTCACCACCCAATGATTGTAGCTTGCCATTGCGAGGGTACAGGGTGGAGGTTTCATGGTGATAGCAATCTGAAAAGCAAATTTTGGGGTCGGTCCATTCAGCTTGATCCCATTGGGATCCTAACTTTAGAATTTGATGATGGAGAAGTTTTCCAGTGGAGTAAG GTAACAACATCTATATACAATCTCATTTTGGGGAAATTATATTGTGATCACTATGGTACGATGCGGATACAAGGAAATCGTAATTACTCCTGTAAATTGAAATTCAAGGAGCAGTCTATCATAGACAGAAATCCTCATCAG GTACAGGGAATAGTCCAAGAAAAGAGTGGAAAGACGGTGGCGTCTGTGTTTGGTAAATGGGACGAAAGTTTGCACTATGTGAATGGCGATTGCACATCCAAAGGGAAAAGCCACGAACCTCTCTCAGAAGCCCATTTGCTCTGGAAACGAAGCAAGCCCCCAAAGTTCCCCACACGTTATAACTTGACACGCTTTGCCTTCACACTGAATGAACTTACACCAGGGCTGAAG GAAAAGCTCCCTCCGACGGACTCGAGACTGAGACCTGATCAAAGATGCTTGGAAAACGGGGAGTATGAAATGGCAAATGCTGAAAAGTTGCGTCTAGAGCAACGGCAACGACAG GCTCGGAAAATGCAAGAGAGGGGTTGGAAAGCTCGGTGGTTTGCCAAAGATAAAGAATCCGATACATACCGCTACATCGGCGGGTATTGGGAAGCAAAGGAACTAGGCAACTGGGAATCCTGCCCAGATATTTTTGGCCAAATCCCAGCCGATCAAAGTTTAGACTTGGAGTaa
- the LOC140884805 gene encoding oxysterol-binding protein-related protein 1C-like isoform X2, whose protein sequence is MVDAAEEDTDEEDNTFFDTRDFLSSSSFKSSGSDFRASSFSSDDNELHAFEADDNIDPAIKSAGTNFPYIRRRKKLPDPIEKEKGVSLWSMIKDNIGKDLTKVCLPVYFNEPLSSLQKCFEDLEYSYLLDRAYEWGKQGNSFMRILNVAAFAVSGYASTDGRNCKPFNPLLGETYEADYPDKGLRFFSEKVSHHPMIVACHCEGTGWRFHGDSNLKSKFWGRSIQLDPIGILTLEFDDGEVFQWSKVTTSIYNLILGKLYCDHYGTMRIQGNRNYSCKLKFKEQSIIDRNPHQVQGIVQEKSGKTVASVFGKWDESLHYVNGDCTSKGKSHEPLSEAHLLWKRSKPPKFPTRYNLTRFAFTLNELTPGLKEKLPPTDSRLRPDQRCLENGEYEMANAEKLRLEQRQRQARKMQERGWKARWFAKDKESDTYRYIGGYWEAKELGNWESCPDIFGQIPADQSLDLE, encoded by the exons ATGGTAGATGCAGCAGAAGAAGATACTGATGAAGAAGATAATACATTTTTCGACACCAGAGATTTTCTTTCATCTAGCTCTTTCAAAAGCAGTGGTTCCGACTTTAGGGCATCATCTTTTTCATCTGATGACAATGAACTTCATGCTTTTGAAGCGGATGATAACATTGATCCTGCCATCAAATCTGCTGGAACCAACTTCCCTTATATTAGGCGTCGAAAGAAATTGCCGGATCCTATTGAGAAAGAGAAAGGAGTGAGTTTATGGTCAATGATAAAGGACAACATTGGGAAGGACCTTACAAAAGTGTGCCTTCCGGTCTACTTCAATGAGCCGCTCTCTTCTCTGCAGAAATGTTTCGAGGATTTGGAATATTCATATCTTCTTGATCGGGCTTATGAATGGGGAAAGCAG GGCAACAGTTTTATGAGGATTCTAAATGTAGCTGCATTTGCTGTGTCTGGATATGCTTCTACAGATGGAAGAAATTGTAAACCATTTAATCCATTGTTAGGGGAGACTTATGAGGCTGATTATCCAGATAAAGGCCTACGATTTTTCTCAGAAAAG GTGAGTCACCACCCAATGATTGTAGCTTGCCATTGCGAGGGTACAGGGTGGAGGTTTCATGGTGATAGCAATCTGAAAAGCAAATTTTGGGGTCGGTCCATTCAGCTTGATCCCATTGGGATCCTAACTTTAGAATTTGATGATGGAGAAGTTTTCCAGTGGAGTAAG GTAACAACATCTATATACAATCTCATTTTGGGGAAATTATATTGTGATCACTATGGTACGATGCGGATACAAGGAAATCGTAATTACTCCTGTAAATTGAAATTCAAGGAGCAGTCTATCATAGACAGAAATCCTCATCAG GTACAGGGAATAGTCCAAGAAAAGAGTGGAAAGACGGTGGCGTCTGTGTTTGGTAAATGGGACGAAAGTTTGCACTATGTGAATGGCGATTGCACATCCAAAGGGAAAAGCCACGAACCTCTCTCAGAAGCCCATTTGCTCTGGAAACGAAGCAAGCCCCCAAAGTTCCCCACACGTTATAACTTGACACGCTTTGCCTTCACACTGAATGAACTTACACCAGGGCTGAAG GAAAAGCTCCCTCCGACGGACTCGAGACTGAGACCTGATCAAAGATGCTTGGAAAACGGGGAGTATGAAATGGCAAATGCTGAAAAGTTGCGTCTAGAGCAACGGCAACGACAG GCTCGGAAAATGCAAGAGAGGGGTTGGAAAGCTCGGTGGTTTGCCAAAGATAAAGAATCCGATACATACCGCTACATCGGCGGGTATTGGGAAGCAAAGGAACTAGGCAACTGGGAATCCTGCCCAGATATTTTTGGCCAAATCCCAGCCGATCAAAGTTTAGACTTGGAGTaa